A single genomic interval of Croceibacter atlanticus HTCC2559 harbors:
- a CDS encoding FAD/NAD(P)-binding protein codes for MQTETFHIGIVGFGPKGLYSFERLLAYLNHFKVETQVNIHLFNESSSFVAGWVYHKDQPEYLLMNYPNQFISLQPTSKPSAVCEVLSFSEWLSEKQKESIKELDPKVSSRKTVGAYLSFYFEKFCNCLPNNVSVYKHIASVEDIKQKGDDFKLKTSTNVKLPLLNSIVITTGHTPSIRSKEEFFNAPNNIPFVYPIEKKLSVVNPQSTAILKGIGLTAIDAILGLTEGKNGKFKQKSNNEYSYLKSGNEPKIIYPYSRSGIPIIPRGENALNYEQTSFFLKDFIASQNFKPHSLDFETDVLPIIKQDIVGEFYNTLFQLHNVSYRQYEDFNGLNIRIEKFHKEHPEIEKFEAENLLAPTLALNVASFKNVYEFWTFWCLENEKAKSPYVAAASAWRYLSKEFNLLYSQQKLTKKSKQLFQTKYFGLFNKISYGPPLVNIKKMLALIEANILDFSFSESPTISKNTISNSNQSSIYDWLIDARLPRGFSNSKSVLFNSENSAKLFTTTKFSNTTHELHCTATGHPISKDGEPLKSIVLYGTPTENILFDNDTLSRTHNDTVSGWAKNIANNLSVTTQLISS; via the coding sequence ATGCAAACTGAAACTTTTCATATAGGAATTGTAGGTTTTGGTCCCAAAGGATTATATAGTTTTGAAAGGCTTCTCGCCTACTTAAATCATTTTAAGGTTGAGACTCAAGTAAACATTCACCTATTTAATGAGTCGTCTTCTTTTGTTGCTGGTTGGGTTTATCATAAGGATCAACCAGAGTATTTGTTAATGAATTATCCTAACCAATTCATTTCATTACAACCAACTTCAAAACCTTCAGCGGTTTGTGAGGTGTTGTCATTTTCTGAATGGTTAAGCGAAAAGCAAAAAGAATCAATTAAAGAGCTTGATCCAAAAGTGTCTTCTCGTAAAACTGTTGGTGCTTATTTAAGTTTTTACTTTGAAAAGTTTTGTAATTGCTTACCTAATAATGTTTCAGTTTATAAACACATTGCTTCGGTTGAAGACATTAAACAAAAAGGAGATGATTTTAAGCTTAAAACCTCGACTAATGTTAAACTTCCATTATTAAATTCAATAGTAATTACAACAGGTCATACACCTAGCATTAGGAGCAAGGAAGAATTCTTTAATGCCCCAAATAACATTCCTTTTGTATATCCTATTGAAAAGAAATTAAGTGTTGTAAATCCACAATCTACCGCAATCTTAAAAGGAATTGGCTTAACAGCTATTGATGCTATTTTAGGTTTAACCGAAGGTAAAAACGGTAAGTTTAAACAAAAGAGCAATAATGAATACTCCTATTTAAAAAGCGGAAACGAACCGAAAATCATTTATCCCTATTCTAGGTCTGGTATTCCTATTATTCCTAGAGGTGAAAATGCACTCAACTACGAGCAAACTAGCTTTTTCCTAAAAGATTTTATAGCTTCTCAGAATTTTAAACCACATTCACTCGATTTTGAAACTGATGTTTTACCTATTATAAAACAAGATATTGTAGGCGAATTTTACAATACATTATTTCAACTACACAATGTTTCTTATAGGCAATATGAAGATTTTAATGGCCTTAATATTCGCATCGAGAAATTTCATAAAGAGCATCCAGAAATTGAAAAATTTGAAGCAGAAAATTTGTTAGCTCCTACTCTAGCTTTAAATGTTGCTTCATTTAAAAATGTGTATGAGTTTTGGACATTTTGGTGCCTAGAAAATGAGAAAGCTAAAAGCCCATACGTTGCAGCTGCAAGTGCTTGGCGCTATTTAAGCAAGGAATTTAATTTACTGTACAGCCAACAAAAACTTACTAAAAAGTCAAAACAACTATTTCAAACAAAATATTTTGGGTTATTTAATAAGATCTCATACGGTCCACCATTGGTGAATATTAAAAAAATGCTGGCACTTATAGAAGCCAATATTTTAGACTTCAGTTTTTCTGAAAGTCCAACTATATCTAAAAATACAATTTCAAATTCAAATCAATCTTCAATATACGATTGGTTAATTGATGCAAGGCTACCGAGAGGTTTTTCAAATTCAAAGTCTGTTTTATTTAATTCAGAAAATTCAGCTAAATTATTTACAACCACTAAATTTTCAAATACTACACACGAATTACATTGTACAGCTACTGGTCATCCTATTAGTAAAGATGGTGAACCATTAAAATCTATCGTTTTATATGGCACTCCTACAGAAAATATCTTATTTGATAACGATACCTTATCTAGAACACATAACGATACAGTGTCCGGTTGGGCCAAAAACATTGCAAATAATTTAAGTGTAACCACACAACTTATATCATCTTAA